Proteins encoded together in one Olsenella timonensis window:
- the murB gene encoding UDP-N-acetylmuramate dehydrogenase, with protein sequence MSVFNAYMTLSGAVDADFARDEPLSRRTSYRIGGPAALVARVRDYAALVRTIEVLGDEGVRWVVLGKGTNVLADDAGFDGCVILLEGEFARVNVSAEEATITAGAGALLSRVVNEALRAGLSGIEPCVGIPGTLGGAVSMNAGSRREWIGRRVRDLVTYRPGTGMRRYEGGEVEWGYRATSLPTSEVILEATLALMPAEKGAIAADMDARLRRRRQSQPLTLPSCGSVFRNPPDRSAGELIERCSLSGAVSGGAQISPEHANFIVNHGGATSADVLALMTRAHDAVLGRFGIDLAPEVKFLGFGG encoded by the coding sequence TTGAGCGTCTTCAACGCCTACATGACCCTCTCGGGGGCCGTCGACGCGGACTTCGCGCGCGACGAGCCCCTCTCGCGCCGGACGAGCTACCGGATCGGCGGCCCCGCCGCCCTCGTCGCGCGCGTCCGCGACTACGCGGCGCTGGTGCGCACCATCGAGGTGCTCGGTGACGAGGGCGTTCGCTGGGTCGTGCTCGGCAAGGGGACCAACGTCCTGGCCGACGACGCCGGCTTCGACGGCTGCGTCATCCTCCTCGAGGGCGAGTTCGCCCGCGTGAACGTCTCGGCAGAGGAGGCGACCATAACGGCCGGCGCGGGCGCCCTGCTCTCGCGCGTGGTCAACGAGGCGCTCCGGGCCGGCCTGTCGGGCATCGAGCCCTGCGTCGGCATCCCCGGCACCCTCGGCGGTGCCGTCTCCATGAACGCGGGGAGCCGCCGCGAGTGGATCGGGCGGCGCGTCCGCGACCTCGTGACCTATCGGCCCGGCACGGGGATGCGCCGCTACGAGGGCGGCGAGGTCGAGTGGGGGTACCGCGCGACGTCGCTGCCCACCTCCGAGGTCATCCTCGAGGCGACGCTCGCCCTCATGCCGGCCGAGAAGGGCGCCATCGCGGCAGACATGGACGCGCGCCTGCGCAGGCGCCGCCAGAGCCAGCCGCTCACGCTCCCGAGCTGCGGGTCGGTGTTCCGCAACCCGCCGGACCGCTCCGCCGGCGAGCTGATCGAGCGGTGCTCCCTGTCCGGCGCGGTCAGCGGGGGCGCCCAGATCTCGCCCGAGCACGCCAACTTCATCGTCAACCACGGCGGCGCGACGTCCGCGGACGTGCTCGCCCTCATGACGCGCGCGCACGACGCCGTGCTCGGCCGCTTTGGCATCGACCTCGCACCCGAGGTCAAGTTCCTCGGCTTCGGGGGCTAG
- a CDS encoding cell division protein FtsQ/DivIB, giving the protein MAGDRNRRPTPRRRGKPAPSPRASAPAARARAPRAASARPRLAPLPRPKAPSAASQPRERRVRHQRAGTLRVAAVALGALAALALVAALALLALRNSPVFAITSIEFEATEHVSAEDVQSLAAVPEGATLLNVDTDAIEASLRKNPWVASASFSRIFPSTLGITIEEQRPAALVLMSTGTVAWYLSESGSWIEPTTVEAAEGQSVADAALALAQEQGCLLITDVPSTVDPEAGSAATDETLDAVRQFQEGFSSDFAAQVVCYSAPSTENVSCVLESGVEVSLGSPTDISEKEDIVQGYLEQSDGRVVRINVRVPSSPAYREIDSSNVQAGEGVSSEEE; this is encoded by the coding sequence GTGGCGGGCGACAGGAACAGGCGGCCCACGCCGAGGAGGCGCGGGAAGCCGGCGCCGTCCCCGCGCGCGTCGGCGCCGGCGGCCCGGGCACGCGCCCCGCGCGCGGCGTCCGCGCGGCCCAGGCTCGCGCCGCTCCCGCGCCCGAAGGCCCCCTCCGCGGCCTCGCAGCCGCGCGAGCGCCGCGTCAGGCACCAGCGCGCGGGCACCCTCCGGGTCGCCGCCGTCGCCCTCGGGGCCCTCGCCGCACTCGCGCTCGTCGCCGCCCTCGCGCTTCTCGCCCTGCGCAACTCCCCGGTCTTCGCCATCACCTCGATAGAGTTCGAGGCGACCGAGCACGTGAGCGCCGAGGACGTCCAGAGCCTCGCGGCCGTCCCCGAGGGCGCGACGCTGCTCAACGTCGACACGGACGCCATCGAGGCGTCGCTCCGGAAGAACCCCTGGGTCGCCTCGGCGAGCTTCTCGCGCATCTTCCCCAGCACGCTCGGGATAACCATCGAGGAGCAGCGCCCGGCGGCCCTCGTGCTCATGAGCACGGGCACGGTCGCGTGGTACCTCAGCGAGTCCGGCTCCTGGATAGAGCCAACCACGGTCGAGGCCGCCGAGGGCCAGTCCGTGGCCGACGCCGCCCTTGCGCTCGCGCAGGAGCAGGGCTGCCTGCTCATAACCGACGTTCCCTCCACGGTCGACCCCGAGGCGGGCTCCGCGGCGACCGACGAGACGCTCGACGCCGTCCGGCAGTTCCAGGAGGGCTTCTCGTCGGACTTTGCGGCGCAGGTCGTCTGCTACAGCGCGCCCTCGACGGAGAACGTCTCCTGCGTGCTCGAGAGCGGCGTGGAGGTCTCGCTCGGCTCGCCGACCGACATCTCCGAGAAGGAGGACATCGTCCAGGGCTACCTCGAGCAGAGCGACGGCCGCGTCGTGCGCATCAACGTCCGCGTCCCCTCGAGCCCCGCCTACCGCGAGATCGACTCCTCCAACGTCCAGGCCGGCGAGGGCGTCTCGTCCGAGGAGGAGTGA
- the murC gene encoding UDP-N-acetylmuramate--L-alanine ligase, whose product MPEIENVESAHFIGIGGAGMSGIALVLHERGCRVTGSDLKSSHYVRDLLAAGVDVRVGHDAATIDEVSPQVVVTSTAIPETNPEVVRARELGIPIWPRAKMLSYLSGASVTVAVAGTHGKTTTSSMVATMLDKMGLDPSFLIGGVVEGYGTNGRNGSGEHFVCEADESDGSFLYLHPAIVVVTNIEADHLDHYGTLENIERTFCTFMGLVGDEGTVIVNGDVPRYVELARSTGRRVLTYGFDPSCDYVCLPEPSNHALASSFAVRTGKGDVHVRIAANPGRHNMANATAAVAVADALGLDLAAAAAALSQFEGARRRFTHVGDVAGVTVVDDYGHHPTEISATLGAAADLPFKRIVCVFQPHRYSRTQALTAEFGHAFDDADVLRVMDVFSAGEMPIPGVSGKTVVESVRHTGNVADVAYVPNRKRLIDNLCDLVRPGDLLITQGAGDVTAIGPAFIAAMRERGRE is encoded by the coding sequence ATGCCTGAGATCGAAAACGTAGAGAGCGCCCACTTCATCGGCATCGGCGGGGCGGGCATGAGCGGCATCGCGCTGGTCCTGCACGAGCGGGGCTGCCGGGTGACGGGCTCCGACCTCAAGAGCTCCCACTACGTGCGCGACCTCCTCGCCGCCGGCGTCGACGTGCGCGTGGGCCACGACGCCGCCACGATCGACGAGGTGTCCCCGCAGGTCGTGGTCACCTCCACGGCGATCCCCGAGACCAACCCCGAGGTCGTGCGCGCCCGCGAGCTGGGCATCCCCATCTGGCCGCGCGCCAAGATGCTGTCGTACCTCTCGGGCGCCTCCGTCACCGTGGCGGTGGCGGGCACCCACGGCAAGACGACCACCTCCTCGATGGTGGCCACGATGCTCGACAAGATGGGGCTGGACCCGTCCTTCCTCATCGGCGGCGTCGTGGAGGGCTACGGCACCAACGGGCGCAACGGGTCCGGGGAGCACTTCGTCTGCGAGGCGGACGAGTCCGACGGCTCCTTCCTCTACCTGCATCCCGCGATCGTGGTGGTGACCAACATAGAGGCCGACCATCTCGACCACTACGGCACGCTGGAGAACATCGAGCGGACCTTCTGCACGTTCATGGGCCTCGTCGGCGACGAGGGCACCGTGATCGTCAACGGCGACGTGCCGCGCTACGTCGAGCTCGCCCGCTCCACCGGCCGCCGGGTGCTCACCTACGGGTTCGACCCGTCCTGCGACTACGTCTGCCTCCCCGAGCCGTCGAACCACGCCCTGGCCAGCAGCTTCGCGGTCCGCACGGGGAAGGGGGACGTCCACGTGAGGATCGCCGCCAACCCCGGCCGCCACAACATGGCCAACGCCACCGCCGCCGTCGCCGTCGCAGACGCGCTGGGCCTGGACCTCGCCGCCGCCGCCGCGGCCCTCTCGCAGTTCGAGGGCGCGCGCCGCCGCTTCACGCACGTGGGCGACGTTGCCGGCGTCACCGTGGTGGACGACTACGGCCACCATCCCACCGAAATCTCCGCCACGCTCGGCGCCGCCGCCGACCTGCCCTTCAAGCGGATCGTCTGCGTGTTCCAGCCGCACCGCTACAGCCGCACGCAGGCGCTCACCGCCGAGTTCGGGCACGCCTTCGACGACGCCGACGTCCTGCGCGTCATGGACGTCTTCTCGGCCGGAGAGATGCCCATACCGGGCGTCTCCGGCAAGACGGTCGTGGAGTCGGTCCGCCACACGGGCAACGTGGCCGACGTCGCCTACGTCCCCAACCGCAAGCGCCTCATCGACAACCTCTGCGACCTCGTGCGCCCCGGGGACCTGCTCATCACGCAGGGCGCGGGCGACGTGACCGCCATCGGCCCCGCCTTCATCGCGGCCATGCGCGAGCGCGGCCGGGAGTAG
- the ftsZ gene encoding cell division protein FtsZ — protein sequence MIKDTDTLSNYLAVIKVVGVGGGGTNAVNRMIEEGIRGVEFVAVNTDAQALAISDADIKVHIGTDITKGLGAGANPEVGKEAAEDSRDEIKAALAGSDMVFITAGEGGGTGTGAAPVVADIAKNDVGALTVGVVTKPFTFEGRKRYASASQGITNLSENVDTLIVIPNDRLLDLSEKKTTMLEAFRMADDVLCQGTQGITDLITVPGLINLDFADVCTIMKGAGTAMMGIGTASGDNRATDAAEEAISSRLLESSIDGATRVLLSIAGNKDLGIQEINDAADLVAKNVDPDANIIFGTVVDESLGDQVRVTVIATGFNDSNVQQTLPSLTPASRPSRERQAPARESRPAAVPASQQPATMPINVSRPASSSSSSNDKEFDIPDFLKRSRL from the coding sequence ATGATCAAGGACACCGACACCCTCAGCAACTATCTCGCCGTCATCAAGGTCGTTGGCGTGGGCGGCGGCGGCACCAACGCGGTGAACCGCATGATCGAGGAGGGCATCCGCGGCGTCGAGTTCGTCGCCGTGAACACCGACGCCCAGGCGCTCGCCATCTCCGACGCCGACATCAAGGTCCACATCGGGACCGACATCACCAAGGGCCTGGGCGCCGGCGCCAACCCCGAGGTCGGCAAGGAGGCCGCCGAGGACTCCCGCGACGAGATCAAGGCCGCGCTCGCCGGCTCCGACATGGTCTTCATCACCGCGGGCGAGGGCGGCGGCACCGGCACCGGGGCCGCGCCCGTCGTGGCGGACATCGCCAAGAACGACGTGGGCGCGCTCACCGTGGGCGTCGTCACCAAGCCGTTCACCTTCGAGGGCCGCAAGCGCTACGCCTCCGCCAGCCAGGGCATCACCAACCTCTCCGAGAACGTCGACACGCTGATCGTGATCCCCAACGACCGCCTGCTCGACCTCTCCGAGAAGAAGACCACCATGCTCGAGGCATTCCGCATGGCCGACGACGTGCTGTGCCAGGGCACCCAGGGCATCACCGACCTCATCACGGTCCCCGGCCTCATCAACCTCGACTTCGCCGACGTCTGCACCATCATGAAGGGCGCGGGCACGGCCATGATGGGCATCGGCACCGCCTCCGGCGACAACCGCGCGACCGACGCGGCCGAGGAGGCCATCTCCAGCCGCCTGCTCGAGAGCTCCATCGACGGCGCCACGCGCGTGCTGCTCTCCATCGCCGGCAACAAGGACCTCGGCATCCAGGAGATCAACGACGCCGCCGACCTCGTCGCCAAGAACGTCGACCCCGACGCCAACATCATCTTCGGCACCGTCGTCGACGAGTCGCTCGGCGACCAGGTCCGCGTGACCGTCATCGCCACCGGCTTCAACGACTCCAACGTCCAGCAGACGCTGCCGTCGCTCACGCCGGCCTCCCGCCCGAGCCGCGAGCGCCAGGCCCCCGCGCGCGAGTCCCGCCCGGCCGCCGTGCCCGCCTCGCAGCA